One window of the Fusobacterium animalis 7_1 genome contains the following:
- a CDS encoding PBECR4 domain-containing protein has protein sequence MQGNILLKKLNLAQKIYEEYFLNKEFLCIYEEQGNLKEFKVVFNSGHFKHLTGVEFIKNNYQSTAKNFYKAVKNGRLDLSNLKIGNFTEIKLNHFSDLQNIFYSSSIYYKFSPEKGNSNWLFIDSFITKNNRNLKSTSLGIIEESNNKFVPSSLFHDIPERKGKYIGKVLLVGFRNVLKKEDIYNTIFRITNIENIPNEIKNKFKNLENYNCFTGNILKNFQHKNGEFRWIAKDDVIKLGIPKKNNAELKTLNNSNSDEEKLYKSHPITYYNITDLEISEEIEKKFVPLKPEETITIKLMKNKSKDFER, from the coding sequence ATGCAGGGAAATATTTTATTAAAAAAACTAAATCTTGCTCAAAAAATATATGAAGAATACTTCTTAAATAAAGAATTTTTATGTATTTATGAAGAACAAGGAAACTTAAAAGAATTTAAGGTAGTATTTAATTCTGGACATTTTAAACATCTTACAGGAGTTGAATTTATAAAAAATAATTATCAAAGTACTGCTAAAAATTTTTATAAAGCTGTTAAAAATGGAAGATTAGATCTATCTAATCTCAAAATTGGAAACTTCACAGAAATTAAACTGAATCATTTTTCAGATTTACAAAATATCTTTTATTCATCTTCAATTTATTATAAATTTTCGCCTGAAAAAGGAAATAGTAATTGGCTTTTTATAGACTCTTTTATTACTAAAAATAATAGAAATTTGAAATCAACTTCTTTAGGAATTATAGAAGAAAGTAATAATAAATTTGTTCCTTCATCATTATTTCATGATATTCCAGAAAGGAAAGGAAAATATATTGGAAAAGTATTGCTTGTTGGTTTTAGGAATGTTTTAAAAAAAGAAGACATTTACAATACTATTTTTAGAATAACTAATATTGAAAATATTCCTAATGAAATAAAAAATAAATTTAAAAATTTAGAAAATTATAATTGTTTTACAGGTAACATTTTAAAAAATTTTCAACATAAAAATGGAGAATTCAGATGGATAGCTAAAGATGATGTAATCAAACTAGGTATTCCTAAAAAAAATAATGCTGAATTAAAAACTTTAAATAATTCTAACTCAGATGAAGAAAAACTTTATAAAAGCCATCCAATAACTTATTATAATATTACTGATTTAGAAATATCTGAAGAAATAGAGAAAAAATTTGTTCCATTAAAGCCAGAGGAAACTATAACTATTAAATTAATGAAAAATAAAAGTAAAGATTTTGAAAGATAA
- a CDS encoding zeta toxin family protein yields MEKNYRDEELEVVFQKILKMYKSSYLPSKNPKVFLLGGQPGAGKSGLENMINIKDDYISISGDDYREYHPRFKEINLEYGREASKYTQQWAAEITEKLIKGLREEKYSLIIEGTLRTAKLPLKEARAFKKAGYEVELNVIVVKPEKSRLGTLERYETMLKQGKTPRMTPKEHHDLVVNNIGNNLEIIYNSKAFDNIKLFDRENHLLYNYKENPDINPKDILNKEFNREWKKEEIEEFKEKWDNLIDTMRNREASREEIVQLKFERNLTIEKISANESRGLERNPWEEKIKKEKSRGFGRD; encoded by the coding sequence ATGGAAAAAAATTATAGAGATGAAGAATTAGAAGTTGTATTTCAAAAAATTTTAAAAATGTATAAATCCAGCTATTTACCTAGTAAAAATCCAAAAGTTTTTTTATTAGGAGGGCAACCAGGAGCAGGAAAATCAGGGCTTGAAAATATGATAAATATAAAAGATGATTATATATCAATAAGTGGAGATGATTACAGAGAATATCATCCTAGATTTAAAGAGATAAATCTAGAGTATGGAAGAGAAGCATCAAAATATACTCAACAATGGGCTGCTGAAATAACAGAAAAACTTATAAAAGGATTAAGAGAAGAAAAATATAGTCTAATTATAGAGGGAACTTTAAGAACTGCTAAACTCCCTTTAAAAGAAGCTAGAGCATTTAAGAAAGCTGGCTATGAAGTTGAATTAAATGTCATTGTAGTTAAACCTGAAAAATCTCGTTTAGGAACTTTAGAAAGATATGAAACAATGTTAAAACAGGGTAAAACTCCGAGAATGACACCAAAAGAACATCATGACTTAGTAGTAAATAATATTGGAAATAACTTAGAAATTATTTATAATTCAAAGGCTTTTGATAATATAAAACTTTTTGATAGAGAAAATCATCTTTTATATAATTATAAAGAAAATCCTGATATTAATCCAAAAGATATTTTAAACAAAGAATTTAATCGTGAATGGAAAAAAGAAGAAATAGAAGAATTTAAAGAAAAATGGGATAACTTAATTGATACAATGAGAAACAGAGAAGCTTCAAGAGAAGAAATTGTACAATTAAAATTTGAGAGAAATTTGACAATAGAAAAGATTTCAGCTAATGAAAGTAGAGGACTTGAAAGAAACCCTTGGGAAGAAAAAATTAAAAAAGAAAAATCAAGAGGATTTGGAAGAGATTAA